The Streptomyces europaeiscabiei genome window below encodes:
- a CDS encoding DUF881 domain-containing protein produces MSNSADSPKAGSGTSPEAGSGDFSGTGSDPATGNGDTSTRGGFRPVRVLTVGVFALAGLIFFTSFDTAKGTNIRTDASLLKLSDLIQERSHKNGQLDESNAVLRDDVEALAERDDGSTDAEDARLKALEKNAGTQSLKGEALTVTLNDAPPDATAKLPGYPEPQPDYLVIHQQDLQAVVNALWLGGAQGIKVMDQRLISTSAVRCVGNTLILQGRVYSPPYKIQAVGDPEKLQKALAASEAIQNYMVYVNVYGLGWKVTEDGPVTLPGYSGTVDLKYAKPVE; encoded by the coding sequence TTGAGCAATTCAGCCGACTCCCCCAAGGCTGGTTCCGGCACCTCCCCGGAGGCCGGGTCCGGCGACTTCTCCGGGACTGGCTCCGACCCCGCCACCGGGAACGGCGACACCTCCACCCGGGGCGGGTTCCGCCCCGTGCGCGTGCTGACCGTCGGGGTCTTCGCCCTCGCCGGGCTGATCTTCTTCACCAGCTTCGACACGGCCAAGGGCACCAACATCCGTACGGACGCCTCGTTGCTGAAGCTCTCCGACCTCATCCAGGAACGCAGCCACAAGAACGGGCAGCTCGACGAGTCCAACGCGGTGCTCCGGGACGATGTCGAGGCCCTCGCCGAGCGGGACGACGGCAGCACCGATGCCGAGGACGCCCGGCTCAAGGCCCTGGAGAAGAACGCCGGGACCCAGAGCCTCAAGGGCGAGGCCCTCACGGTCACTCTCAACGACGCTCCGCCGGACGCCACCGCCAAGCTTCCCGGTTACCCCGAGCCGCAGCCCGACTATCTGGTCATCCACCAGCAGGACCTGCAGGCCGTGGTGAACGCCCTGTGGCTGGGCGGCGCCCAGGGCATCAAGGTCATGGACCAGCGGCTGATCTCCACCAGCGCCGTGCGCTGCGTCGGAAACACCCTGATCCTCCAGGGCCGCGTCTACTCGCCCCCGTACAAGATCCAGGCGGTCGGTGACCCGGAGAAGCTGCAGAAGGCGCTCGCCGCGAGCGAGGCGATCCAGAACTACATGGTGTACGTCAACGTCTACGGGCTGGGCTGGAAAGTCACCGAGGACGGGCCGGTGACTCTTCCCGGCTACTCGGGCACAGTGGATCTGAAGTACGCGAAGCCCGTGGAGTAA
- a CDS encoding rhomboid family intramembrane serine protease — translation MDQVPSGSQDAQRLPTCYRHPDRETGIRCTRCERPICPECMVSASVGFQCPECVRGGSGTGHAPSASAPRTLAGGTVTADPRLLTKILIGVNLLLFLVQMSAGDTFTDRFSLIGRAWVPELGSSLQGVAEGQWYRLVTSMFLHSSSSVTHIVFNMLSLWWIGGPLEAALGRARYLALYFVSGLAGSALTYLLAEQNQPSLGASGAIFGLFGATGVLMRRLNYDMRPLIILLVINLIFTFSPMFNIAWEAHVGGLVAGVLIGYAMVHAPRERRALIQYGVCALVLAAVVVMTLLRTAQLT, via the coding sequence ATGGACCAGGTGCCGAGCGGCTCGCAGGACGCGCAGAGACTGCCCACCTGCTACCGGCACCCGGACCGCGAGACGGGTATCCGCTGTACCCGATGCGAGCGCCCCATCTGTCCCGAGTGCATGGTGAGCGCCTCCGTGGGCTTTCAGTGCCCCGAATGCGTCCGCGGCGGCTCCGGCACGGGCCACGCGCCCTCCGCCTCCGCCCCGCGCACCCTCGCGGGCGGCACGGTCACAGCCGACCCCCGGCTCCTCACCAAGATCCTGATCGGCGTGAACCTGCTGCTCTTCCTGGTGCAGATGTCGGCGGGCGACACGTTCACGGACCGGTTCAGCCTCATCGGGCGGGCCTGGGTCCCGGAACTGGGCTCCTCGCTCCAAGGCGTCGCCGAGGGCCAGTGGTACCGGCTGGTGACATCGATGTTCCTGCACAGCAGCAGCAGCGTCACACACATCGTGTTCAACATGCTCAGCCTGTGGTGGATCGGCGGTCCTCTGGAGGCGGCCCTCGGCCGTGCCCGCTATCTGGCGCTCTACTTCGTCTCCGGCCTCGCGGGCAGCGCGCTCACCTACCTGCTCGCCGAGCAGAACCAACCGTCGCTCGGCGCCTCCGGCGCCATCTTCGGCCTCTTCGGCGCGACCGGCGTCCTCATGCGCCGCCTCAACTACGACATGCGTCCGTTGATCATCCTGCTGGTGATCAACCTGATCTTCACCTTCAGCCCGATGTTCAACATCGCCTGGGAAGCCCACGTCGGCGGTCTCGTCGCCGGTGTCCTGATCGGCTACGCGATGGTGCACGCACCGCGTGAGCGGCGGGCGCTGATCCAGTACGGCGTGTGTGCTCTGGTACTGGCCGCCGTGGTGGTCATGACGCTGCTCAGGACCGCGCAGCTGACCTGA
- a CDS encoding class E sortase, translated as MTALRPERESAPYGGEAAYGGAESFEAEAFEPGTPFSDAAEPQQWAAHQAPQYAPGDWYGQQQPYARPSYEPYEDYGQRPQASYDGPYDAYAAPSARADFSADTAHEHPPIDEETVALRVEEARRTAATAEYIPPSAVTAGRAARRKAARRHGRHGGPPGAHAASRAAQGPEKPLLAAGEASASAPRSRIEARRAARARKPSAGVLASRAIGEVFITTGVVMLLFVTYQLWWSNIRAHQQAGREATSLQEEWKNGKRAPGAFEPGQGFAILHIPKLDVVVPIAEGISKSKVLDRGMVGHYDVNSIKTAMPEDKTGNFGIAGHRNTHGEPFRYINRLKPGDPIVVETQDKYYVYDMASILPVTPPSNVSVLNAVPPGSGFTEPGRYITLTTCTPEFTSKYRMIVWGKMVEERPRSEGKPDALVQ; from the coding sequence GTGACGGCACTGCGCCCCGAGCGTGAGAGTGCCCCCTACGGCGGCGAGGCCGCGTACGGGGGCGCCGAGTCGTTCGAGGCGGAGGCCTTCGAGCCCGGGACGCCGTTCAGCGACGCGGCCGAGCCCCAGCAGTGGGCCGCCCACCAGGCGCCGCAGTACGCCCCGGGCGACTGGTACGGGCAGCAGCAGCCGTACGCGCGGCCCTCGTACGAGCCGTACGAGGACTACGGACAGCGTCCCCAGGCCTCGTACGACGGTCCGTACGACGCCTACGCGGCGCCGAGTGCCCGTGCCGACTTCTCGGCCGACACCGCCCACGAGCACCCTCCGATCGACGAGGAGACCGTGGCGCTCCGGGTGGAGGAGGCGCGGCGGACAGCGGCAACGGCCGAGTACATACCTCCCTCGGCCGTCACGGCGGGCCGTGCGGCCCGCCGTAAGGCCGCCAGGCGCCACGGGAGGCACGGAGGCCCCCCTGGTGCCCACGCGGCCTCCAGGGCCGCTCAGGGGCCGGAGAAGCCCTTACTCGCGGCCGGTGAGGCGTCGGCGTCGGCGCCCCGCTCCAGGATCGAGGCGCGGCGGGCGGCCAGGGCGCGGAAACCCAGCGCCGGTGTGCTTGCCAGCCGGGCCATCGGTGAGGTGTTCATCACCACCGGTGTCGTGATGTTGCTGTTCGTCACCTACCAGCTCTGGTGGTCGAACATCCGGGCCCACCAGCAGGCGGGCCGGGAGGCGACGAGCCTCCAGGAGGAGTGGAAGAACGGCAAGCGCGCGCCGGGCGCGTTCGAGCCGGGACAGGGCTTCGCCATCCTGCACATCCCGAAGCTGGATGTCGTCGTGCCGATCGCCGAGGGCATCAGCAAGTCGAAGGTGCTGGACCGCGGGATGGTCGGGCACTACGACGTGAACAGCATCAAGACGGCGATGCCCGAGGACAAGACGGGCAACTTCGGTATCGCCGGCCACCGCAACACCCATGGTGAACCGTTCCGTTACATCAACCGGCTCAAGCCGGGCGACCCGATCGTCGTGGAGACGCAGGACAAGTACTACGTCTACGACATGGCCTCGATTCTGCCGGTGACACCGCCGTCGAACGTCAGCGTGCTCAATGCCGTGCCCCCCGGGTCGGGGTTCACCGAGCCGGGCCGCTACATCACGCTGACCACGTGCACGCCGGAGTTCACGAGCAAGTACCGCATGATCGTGTGGGGCAAGATGGTGGAGGAACGGCCGCGCAGCGAGGGAAAGCCCGACGCGCTCGTCCAGTAG
- the pknB gene encoding Stk1 family PASTA domain-containing Ser/Thr kinase, whose protein sequence is MEEPRRLGGRYELGQVLGRGGMAEVYLAMDTRLGRTVAVKTLRADLARDPTFQARFRREAQSAASLNHPAIVAVYDTGEDYIDGVSIPYIVMEYVEGSTLRELLHSGRRLLPERSMEMTIGILQGLEYAHRNQIVHRDIKPANVMLTRNGQVKVMDFGIARAMGDSGMTMTQTSAVIGTAQYLSPEQAKGEQVDARSDLYSTGCLLYELLTVRPPFIGDSPVAVAYQHVREEPQPPSVFDPEITPEMDAIVLRALVKDPDYRYQSADEMRADIEACLDGQPVAATAAMGSVGYGGYPDDQPTTALRADAGATTMLPPVGPDDGYGYDDRQGRRRQQKKNNTSTILLVLAGVLVLIGAILIGRWMFPGNDASKETFKNPSFVGQTEAEAKRAAVNVDLKVTVTKDECENEKAGNVCKQAPGVGDPVKKGDTIALVISTGAPRVTVPDVQGIKFDEAEAQLLDKGLKVEKKTEESDRTAGIVIDQDPDGGKIEKGSTVTLTVARAPDKETVPDVARQSCDAAKNQIAANNLVGTCTEVETDDDSLVGKVVATNPEAGSELNKGDTVTIQIGKAAEEEKPEAEVPNVVGRTVGQAKQILQAAGFTNIQFANGSDQSDTAFVTDQDPDGGNDADPAQTTITLASVGFGGNNGNNNNGGSDGGGFFD, encoded by the coding sequence ATGGAAGAGCCGCGTCGCCTCGGCGGCCGGTACGAGCTGGGCCAGGTGCTCGGCCGTGGTGGCATGGCGGAGGTCTACCTCGCGATGGACACCCGCCTCGGCCGCACCGTGGCGGTGAAGACGCTGCGAGCGGACCTCGCGCGCGACCCCACCTTCCAGGCCAGGTTCCGCCGGGAGGCCCAGTCGGCCGCCTCACTCAACCACCCCGCGATCGTGGCGGTCTACGACACGGGCGAGGACTACATCGACGGGGTCTCGATCCCGTACATCGTCATGGAGTACGTCGAGGGTTCCACCCTCCGTGAGCTTCTTCACAGCGGCCGCAGGCTGCTGCCGGAGCGCTCCATGGAGATGACCATCGGCATCCTCCAGGGCCTGGAGTACGCCCACCGCAACCAGATCGTCCACCGCGACATCAAGCCGGCCAACGTCATGCTGACGCGCAACGGCCAGGTCAAGGTCATGGACTTCGGCATCGCCCGCGCCATGGGCGACTCCGGAATGACGATGACGCAGACATCCGCGGTCATCGGCACCGCCCAGTACCTCTCCCCGGAGCAGGCCAAGGGCGAGCAGGTGGACGCCCGTTCAGACCTGTACTCGACGGGCTGTCTGCTCTACGAGCTCCTGACGGTCCGCCCGCCGTTCATCGGTGACTCCCCCGTGGCGGTCGCCTACCAGCACGTGCGGGAGGAGCCGCAGCCCCCAAGCGTCTTCGACCCGGAGATCACGCCGGAGATGGACGCCATCGTCCTGCGTGCGCTGGTCAAGGACCCGGACTACCGCTACCAGTCCGCCGACGAGATGCGTGCCGACATCGAGGCCTGCCTCGACGGCCAGCCCGTCGCGGCCACCGCGGCCATGGGCTCGGTCGGCTACGGCGGCTACCCCGACGACCAGCCGACCACCGCCCTGCGCGCCGACGCCGGTGCCACGACGATGCTGCCCCCGGTCGGCCCGGACGACGGCTACGGCTACGACGACCGCCAGGGCCGCCGCCGCCAGCAGAAGAAGAACAACACCTCGACGATCCTCCTGGTCCTCGCGGGTGTGCTGGTACTGATCGGCGCGATCCTCATCGGCCGGTGGATGTTCCCGGGGAACGACGCCTCCAAGGAGACGTTCAAGAACCCCAGCTTCGTCGGACAGACGGAGGCCGAGGCCAAGAGAGCAGCAGTCAATGTTGATCTTAAGGTGACCGTCACTAAGGACGAATGCGAAAACGAGAAGGCGGGCAATGTCTGCAAGCAGGCGCCTGGAGTAGGTGATCCGGTCAAGAAGGGCGACACCATCGCCCTGGTAATCTCGACGGGCGCTCCGAGGGTCACGGTTCCCGACGTCCAGGGCATCAAGTTCGACGAGGCCGAGGCCCAGCTCCTGGACAAGGGCTTGAAGGTCGAGAAGAAGACCGAGGAGTCCGACCGCACCGCAGGCATCGTGATCGACCAAGACCCGGATGGCGGCAAGATCGAAAAGGGCTCCACGGTCACGCTGACGGTCGCCAGGGCTCCGGACAAGGAAACCGTCCCGGACGTGGCCCGGCAGAGCTGTGACGCTGCCAAGAACCAGATCGCGGCCAACAACCTCGTCGGCACCTGCACCGAGGTAGAGACCGACGACGACAGCCTCGTAGGCAAGGTCGTCGCGACCAACCCCGAGGCGGGTTCCGAGCTGAACAAGGGCGACACGGTCACCATCCAGATCGGCAAGGCGGCCGAGGAGGAGAAGCCGGAGGCCGAGGTCCCGAACGTCGTGGGACGGACCGTGGGGCAGGCGAAGCAGATCCTGCAGGCGGCCGGCTTCACCAACATCCAGTTCGCCAACGGCAGCGACCAGAGCGACACCGCGTTCGTCACCGACCAGGACCCGGACGGCGGCAACGACGCCGACCCGGCCCAGACGACGATCACCCTCGCGTCGGTCGGCTTCGGCGGTAACAACGGCAACAACAACAATGGCGGGAGCGACGGCGGTGGCTTCTTCGATTAG
- a CDS encoding class E sortase, which translates to MAVTTDDTEEKTGAPETTPRRRMSRLAMAVSVFGELLITAGLVLGLFVVYSLWWTNVLADREAGKEANKVRDNWASDNGPGALDTKDGIGFLHVPAMNNGEVLVKKGTSTKILNGGVAGYYTNPVKATLPSSDKDGNFTLAAHRDGHGAKFHNIDKLGKGDSIVFETRDNWYVYKVYDTLTETSKYNVKVLSNIPKESGRKKAGKYITLTTCTPVYTSRYRFIVWGELERVERVNAERTLPKELR; encoded by the coding sequence GTGGCAGTGACCACCGACGACACCGAAGAGAAGACGGGCGCGCCCGAGACCACGCCGCGCCGCCGTATGAGCCGGCTGGCCATGGCGGTCAGTGTCTTCGGTGAACTCCTCATCACCGCGGGCCTGGTGCTCGGGCTGTTCGTCGTCTACTCGCTGTGGTGGACGAACGTGCTCGCGGACCGCGAGGCGGGCAAGGAAGCGAACAAGGTCCGCGACAACTGGGCCTCCGACAACGGTCCGGGCGCCCTGGACACCAAGGACGGTATCGGCTTCCTGCACGTCCCCGCCATGAACAACGGCGAGGTCCTGGTGAAGAAGGGCACCTCCACCAAGATCCTCAACGGTGGCGTCGCGGGGTACTACACCAACCCGGTCAAGGCGACGCTGCCCAGCTCCGACAAGGACGGCAACTTCACCCTCGCCGCCCACCGCGACGGCCACGGCGCGAAGTTCCACAACATCGACAAGCTCGGCAAGGGCGACTCGATCGTCTTCGAGACCCGCGACAACTGGTACGTCTACAAGGTCTACGACACCCTCACCGAGACCTCGAAGTACAACGTCAAGGTCCTCTCGAACATCCCCAAGGAGTCCGGCAGGAAGAAGGCCGGCAAGTACATCACCCTCACCACCTGCACGCCCGTCTACACGTCCCGGTACCGGTTCATCGTGTGGGGCGAGCTGGAGCGGGTGGAGCGGGTGAACGCGGAGCGGACGCTGCCGAAGGAACTGCGGTAG
- a CDS encoding peptidoglycan D,D-transpeptidase FtsI family protein, with amino-acid sequence MNKPLRRIAIFCGLLVLALLIRNNWLQYVQADSLATHKDNRRVAIERYATPRGDIIVDGKAITGSTASKGLDYKYKRTWKNGEMWAPVTGYSSQIVGASQLENLEDGILTGNDDRLFFRNTLDMITGKKKEGGNVVTTLNAAAQKAAFEGLGDKKGAVAALDPETGAILALASTPSYDPSTFAGISNKDSETFTKLEKDSDKPMLNRALRETYPPGSTFKVVTAAAALENNIVSGIDDKTKTPDPYQLPGTKTDLTNEHGVCKNATLRYALMVSCNTVFAKMSDNVGNEKMIEQAEKFGFNEDELDVPVRAAESVYPEDNEPQNAMDGIGQASNRSTPLQMAMVASAVANDGELMKPYMVDQLRASNLDVIEAHEPETLSQAVSPETAQKLQDMMKTVVNDPQGTGGKAKIQGVTVGGKTGTAQHGVDNKEKPYAWFISYAQLSDGSSPVAVAVVVEDGAADRGEISGGGLAAPIAKSVMQAVIDSKK; translated from the coding sequence ATGAACAAACCTCTGCGCCGCATCGCGATCTTCTGCGGGCTCCTGGTCCTCGCCCTGCTCATCCGCAACAACTGGCTCCAGTACGTCCAGGCGGATTCCCTTGCCACCCACAAGGACAACCGGCGCGTCGCCATCGAGCGCTATGCCACGCCTCGTGGCGACATCATCGTCGACGGCAAGGCCATCACCGGGTCCACCGCTTCCAAGGGCCTCGACTACAAGTACAAGCGCACCTGGAAGAACGGCGAGATGTGGGCGCCGGTCACCGGCTATTCCTCGCAGATCGTCGGCGCCTCCCAGCTGGAGAACCTCGAGGACGGCATCCTCACCGGCAACGACGACCGGCTGTTCTTCCGGAACACGCTCGACATGATCACAGGCAAGAAGAAGGAGGGTGGCAACGTCGTCACCACCCTCAACGCCGCAGCGCAGAAGGCGGCCTTCGAGGGTCTCGGCGACAAGAAGGGCGCCGTCGCCGCGCTCGACCCCGAGACCGGCGCGATCCTCGCCCTGGCCTCGACCCCGTCGTACGACCCGTCGACCTTCGCCGGTATCAGCAACAAGGACAGCGAGACCTTCACGAAGCTGGAGAAGGACTCCGACAAGCCGATGCTGAACCGCGCGCTGCGCGAGACCTACCCGCCGGGCTCCACGTTCAAGGTGGTCACGGCCGCCGCGGCCCTGGAGAACAACATCGTCTCGGGCATCGACGACAAGACGAAGACCCCGGACCCGTACCAGCTCCCCGGCACGAAGACCGACCTCACCAACGAGCACGGCGTGTGCAAGAACGCCACCCTGCGCTACGCGCTGATGGTCTCCTGCAACACCGTCTTCGCGAAGATGTCGGACAACGTCGGCAACGAGAAGATGATCGAGCAGGCCGAGAAGTTCGGCTTCAACGAGGACGAGCTGGACGTCCCGGTCCGCGCCGCCGAGAGCGTCTACCCCGAGGACAACGAGCCCCAGAACGCCATGGACGGCATCGGCCAGGCCTCCAACCGCAGCACCCCGCTGCAGATGGCCATGGTCGCCTCGGCAGTCGCCAACGACGGCGAGCTGATGAAGCCGTACATGGTCGACCAACTGCGCGCCTCCAACCTCGACGTCATCGAGGCGCACGAGCCCGAGACGCTGTCCCAGGCGGTCTCACCGGAGACCGCCCAGAAGCTGCAGGACATGATGAAGACCGTCGTCAACGACCCACAGGGCACGGGCGGCAAGGCGAAGATCCAGGGTGTCACCGTCGGCGGCAAGACCGGTACCGCGCAGCACGGCGTGGACAACAAGGAGAAGCCGTACGCCTGGTTCATCTCGTACGCCCAGCTCAGCGACGGCAGCTCGCCGGTCGCCGTGGCCGTGGTCGTCGAGGACGGTGCGGCCGACCGTGGTGAGATCTCCGGTGGCGGTCTCGCCGCACCGATCGCGAAGAGCGTGATGCAGGCAGTGATCGACAGCAAGAAGTGA
- a CDS encoding FtsW/RodA/SpoVE family cell cycle protein → MSSTTNPSTQHTSTIGAIGTPSRRNTELALLAFAVVIPVFAYVNVGLALNDEVPAGLAAYGIGLGVLAGIGHLVVRKFAPYADPLLLPLATLLNGLGLVAIWRLDQSSLLRGLGVAGGKATNQLIYTAMGIALLIAVLIFLKDHRTLQRYTYISMVGALVLLLLPLVPGLGADITYGAKIWIQVGSFTIQPGEFAKIVLAVFFAGYLMVKRDALALASRRFVGLYLPRGRDLGPIIVVWAISILILVFETDLGTSLLFFGMFVIMLYVATERTSWIVFGLLMSAAGAVGVASFEPHVQTRVQAWLDPYREYQLSRAGTNDGIVHSEQAMQALWAFGSGGTLGTGWGQGHSELIRFAANSDFILATFGEELGLAGVMAILLLYGLIVERGIRTALAARDPFGKLLAIGLSGAFALQVFVVAGGVMGLIPLTGMTMPFLAYGGSSVIANWALIGILIRISDTARRPAPAPAPNPDAEMTQVVRPS, encoded by the coding sequence CCCGTCGACGCAGCACACGTCCACGATCGGCGCGATCGGCACCCCGAGCCGACGCAACACCGAGCTGGCGCTGCTGGCGTTCGCGGTCGTCATCCCGGTGTTCGCCTACGTCAACGTGGGTCTCGCCCTGAACGACGAGGTCCCGGCCGGTCTGGCCGCCTACGGCATCGGCCTCGGCGTGCTGGCCGGCATCGGCCACCTCGTCGTACGCAAGTTCGCCCCGTACGCGGACCCACTGCTGCTGCCGCTGGCCACGCTGCTGAACGGCCTGGGGCTGGTGGCCATCTGGCGACTGGACCAGTCGAGCCTCCTGCGAGGCCTCGGTGTTGCCGGCGGAAAGGCGACCAACCAGCTGATCTACACGGCGATGGGCATCGCGCTCCTCATCGCCGTGCTGATCTTCCTCAAGGACCACCGCACCCTGCAGCGCTACACCTACATCTCCATGGTCGGTGCGCTGGTCCTGCTGTTGCTCCCCCTGGTCCCGGGCCTGGGCGCCGACATCACCTACGGCGCCAAGATCTGGATCCAGGTCGGCAGCTTCACCATCCAGCCCGGCGAGTTCGCCAAGATCGTGCTGGCGGTGTTCTTCGCCGGCTACCTGATGGTGAAGCGCGACGCGCTCGCGCTGGCCAGCCGCCGCTTCGTGGGCCTGTACCTGCCGCGCGGCCGCGACCTCGGCCCGATCATCGTCGTCTGGGCGATCTCGATCCTCATCCTGGTCTTCGAGACCGACCTCGGTACCTCGCTGCTGTTCTTCGGCATGTTCGTGATCATGCTGTACGTCGCCACCGAGCGGACCAGCTGGATCGTCTTCGGTCTGCTGATGTCCGCGGCCGGCGCCGTCGGCGTCGCCAGCTTCGAACCGCACGTCCAGACCCGTGTCCAGGCCTGGCTCGACCCGTACCGCGAGTACCAGCTCAGCCGCGCCGGGACCAACGACGGCATCGTCCACTCCGAGCAGGCCATGCAGGCCCTGTGGGCGTTCGGCTCCGGTGGCACCCTCGGCACCGGCTGGGGTCAGGGCCACTCCGAGCTCATCCGGTTCGCCGCCAACTCCGACTTCATCCTCGCCACCTTCGGTGAGGAACTGGGACTGGCCGGCGTGATGGCGATCCTGCTGCTCTACGGCCTGATCGTGGAGCGCGGCATCCGCACCGCCCTCGCCGCCCGCGACCCGTTCGGCAAGCTGCTCGCCATCGGCCTGTCCGGCGCGTTCGCCCTCCAGGTCTTCGTCGTCGCCGGCGGCGTGATGGGCCTCATCCCCCTGACCGGTATGACGATGCCCTTCCTGGCGTACGGCGGTTCGTCCGTCATCGCCAACTGGGCACTCATCGGCATTCTGATCAGAATCAGCGACACCGCGCGCCGGCCCGCCCCCGCCCCCGCCCCGAACCCCGATGCCGAGATGACCCAGGTGGTCCGCCCGTCATGA
- a CDS encoding class E sortase: protein MRVIVRTVSELCITAGALIVLFVVYVLFWTGVKADTEMDHQVDLLQDQWAKQSAKPTSGPGASVAPEPPAPYRDARPFALMYIPRLGSTWHKPVLEGTKTDTLKKGLGHYANTTQLGQKGNFAVAGHRRTYGDPFKDFPKLRPGDTVVLTDGDDWFTYVIDKGPYRTLPTDVQVIDPVPTKSGYTRAGRYLTLTTCDPEWGHSHRLIVWGHLDSTQPVESGKPEALRR, encoded by the coding sequence GTGCGCGTGATCGTGAGGACCGTCAGCGAGCTCTGTATCACCGCCGGCGCCCTGATCGTGCTCTTCGTCGTCTATGTGCTGTTCTGGACCGGCGTGAAGGCCGACACCGAGATGGACCACCAGGTCGACCTGCTCCAGGACCAGTGGGCGAAGCAGTCGGCGAAGCCGACGTCCGGCCCCGGCGCCTCGGTGGCTCCGGAGCCGCCCGCCCCGTACAGGGACGCCAGACCCTTCGCGCTCATGTACATCCCGCGCCTTGGTTCCACGTGGCACAAGCCCGTCCTCGAGGGCACGAAGACGGACACGCTGAAGAAAGGGCTCGGGCACTACGCGAACACCACGCAGTTGGGGCAGAAGGGGAACTTCGCGGTCGCCGGCCACCGCCGCACCTACGGTGATCCCTTCAAAGATTTTCCCAAGCTGCGCCCCGGCGACACGGTCGTCCTGACCGACGGCGACGACTGGTTCACGTACGTCATCGACAAGGGGCCCTATCGGACATTGCCCACGGACGTCCAGGTCATCGACCCCGTGCCGACGAAGTCCGGGTACACGCGCGCGGGGCGCTATCTGACGCTGACGACGTGCGACCCGGAGTGGGGACACAGCCATCGGCTCATCGTCTGGGGCCATCTGGATTCCACACAGCCTGTGGAGTCAGGGAAACCGGAGGCACTACGCCGTTAG
- the crgA gene encoding cell division protein CrgA: MPKSRIRKKADYTPPPSKQATNIKLNSHGWVAPVMLAMFLIGLAWIVVFYVTDGSLPIDSLGNWNIVVGFGFIAAGFGVSTQWK; this comes from the coding sequence GTGCCGAAGTCACGTATCCGCAAGAAGGCCGACTACACGCCGCCGCCGTCCAAGCAGGCCACGAACATCAAGCTGAACAGCCATGGCTGGGTGGCCCCGGTCATGCTGGCCATGTTCCTCATCGGGCTGGCCTGGATCGTGGTCTTCTATGTGACCGACGGTTCGTTGCCGATCGATTCGCTGGGCAACTGGAACATCGTGGTCGGCTTCGGGTTCATCGCCGCGGGATTCGGCGTCTCGACCCAGTGGAAGTAG
- a CDS encoding aminodeoxychorismate/anthranilate synthase component II — protein MSAARPARVLVVDNYDSFVFNLVQYLYQLGAECEVLRNDEVATTHAQDGFDGVLLSPGPGTPEEAGICVDMVRHCAATGVPVFGVCLGMQSMQVAYGGVVDRAPELLHGKTSLVEHEGRGVFAGLPTPFTATRYHSLAAEPTTVPAELEVTARTHDGIIMGLRHRELPVEGVQFHPESVLTEHGHRMLANWLAECGDQGAVARSTGLAPVVGRATA, from the coding sequence GTGAGTGCCGCCCGACCCGCCCGGGTCCTCGTCGTCGACAACTACGACAGCTTCGTCTTCAACCTGGTCCAGTACCTGTACCAGCTCGGCGCCGAGTGCGAGGTGCTGCGCAACGACGAGGTGGCGACCACGCACGCCCAGGACGGCTTCGACGGCGTGCTCCTGTCCCCCGGGCCGGGCACCCCCGAGGAGGCCGGTATCTGCGTCGACATGGTCCGCCACTGCGCCGCGACCGGTGTCCCCGTCTTCGGCGTCTGCCTCGGCATGCAGTCCATGCAGGTGGCGTACGGCGGTGTCGTCGACCGCGCGCCCGAACTGCTGCACGGCAAGACGTCACTGGTTGAGCACGAGGGCAGGGGCGTCTTCGCGGGCCTGCCCACCCCCTTCACGGCGACCCGCTACCACTCCCTGGCAGCCGAGCCGACGACCGTACCGGCCGAGCTTGAGGTCACGGCGCGCACCCACGACGGGATCATCATGGGCCTCAGGCATCGTGAACTGCCCGTCGAGGGCGTGCAGTTCCACCCCGAGTCGGTGCTCACCGAACACGGCCACCGCATGCTCGCCAACTGGCTGGCGGAATGCGGCGACCAAGGGGCCGTGGCGAGGTCGACGGGGCTCGCCCCCGTGGTGGGCAGGGCCACGGCGTGA